ATCGAGCAACAACTCGATGCGCTCGCGCACCATGAGTTTGCCGCGATCACGGTGCCGTTTGACGTACTTCTCACCGCCGCCGGCGCGCGCCAGTGCGAGCTGCTCGTTGAGGTAGCGCAGCTTCTCGGACATGCCGTCGTAATTGACGCGGTACGCTTCCGAGCGAAGATCGATGCGGGTGGAGAGAACTTCCATAAAGACAGCTTTCAGCCGTCAGCTTGCAGCCCTCAGCTTCGGGTTACGCTCCGCGTAGAGTTTAACTTCAATCATTATGCAACCCATGATTTCTTCGGGTTCCGAAGCTGACGGCTGATCGCTGACAGCTGACCGCTTCTTCTCAAATCTGCAGCATCTTGGCGATGACCTGCTTCATCACCTCGTCGGCGCCGCCGCCGATGCTGACCAGGCGGGCGTCGACGAAGGCGCGGGCGGCCGGGTTCTCCCAGCAATAGCCGGCGCCGCCGAAGAGCTGGACGCAGGTGGTGGCGACGTACTGTTGCATGGCGGTGCAGAACACCTTGGCCATGGAGATGTCCATGGTGGCGTCCTCGTTGCGCACCATTTGGCGTATGCAGCGGTAGGCCATCTCCTGCGCCGCGGTGATCTGGATCATCATATCGACGAACTTGTGCTGATTGACCTGCATCTTCGAGAGCGGCTTGCCGAAGGCAATGCGCTCCTGGCAGTGCTTGAGGGTGGCTTCCCAGAGGTGGCGTGCCCCCACCGGCGCCGTCACCACCGGCACCATGCGTTCGTCCTGGAACTGCATCATCTGCTGCTGGAAACCACGCTGTGCGTCGCCGATGGTGTTGGACACCGGTACGCGCACGTCGTCGAAGTACAGCAGCCCGGTATCCGAGCCCTTGTTGCCGATCTTGTCGAGCAGCTCGTAGCTGAATCCGGGCGAGTCGGTCGGAACGATGATCTGACTGAAGCCGCCATAACCGCCGTCGGGGTCGGTGACCGCCAGCAGGCAGAGCCAGTCGGCGGTGGCGGCGTTGGTGATGTACATCTTGGAGCCATTGATGACCCAGTAATCACCGTCACGCACGGCGCGGGTGCGAATGCGGGCGACGTCGGAGCCGGCGCCGGGTTCGGTTACGGCCACGGCGGAGACTTGCTCACCACGGATAGCCGGTACGAGGTACTTCTGCTTCAATTCCTCAGTGCCGAAACGGTGCAGTGCTGGCGTGGCCATGTCGGTATGCACGGAGATTCCCATGGTCACGCCGGCGTTGTCGCAGAGTGCGAGTTCCTCGAGGAAAACGGCGTGGAAGGAGTAGTCGAGCCCCTGGCCGCCGTACTGGGGATCGTAGCGGATGCCGAGCACCCCGAGATCTCCCATCTTGCGGTAGAGCGACTTGTCGATTTTCCCCAGCTTGTCGAATTCGCGCGCCCGCGGTGCGAGCTCGGTCTGCACGAACTTGCGGACCATCTCGCGAAAGGCCTGGTGCTCGCGGCTGCCGTAAATGTCTTCACCTGGAATATACATGGCTCTCCTCTTGCCGGACCGAACTACGAAGGCCCTTTTAGCGTATGCGGCGCGGAGGTCAAATGCTCAATGGCTCAGTGGCACGCCACCTTCGCTTGAGTCGCGCACCGCGCCGGATATAGAGTTGAGGCGCGCGGAAGGAGAAACGATGATCCACCTGATCTTTTGCTTGCGTCGCTTGCCGCAGCTGTCGCGCGCGGAGTTTCAGCGCTACTGGCGCGAACGTCATGCCCCGCTGGTGAGATCGCACGCTGCGGCGCTCGGCCTTCGGCGCTACGTGCAAGCCCACACCATCGACCACCCAGTGGCACAAGGCGCGGTGGCGGCACGCGGAGCGCCGGAGCCGTTCGACGGCGTGGCGGAGCTGTGGTTCGATAGCGACGAGCTGCTGCGGCGCATGCAAACGGAGGCCGGCGCCGAAGCTGGCCGTGCCCTGCTCGAAGACGAGCGGCGCTTCCTCGACCTGGCAAATTCACCGATCTTTTGTGCCGAGGATCACGTCGTGCTGGAGCGCTAGCGGTACTTGGCGATAGCGTCAGGCAAAAGCCGGCGCCACCTTGCTGGCGAAGAGTTCGAGCGTCTCGGGCTGATTCAAATCGCCGAACAGCGTGGTGAACAGAGTGACGCCCTGGCGGCTGCGGTTCTGGATGGCCTCGATCAGTTGATCCGGGGTGCCGCGCAGTGCCGT
The DNA window shown above is from Candidatus Binatia bacterium and carries:
- a CDS encoding acyl-CoA dehydrogenase family protein; its protein translation is MYIPGEDIYGSREHQAFREMVRKFVQTELAPRAREFDKLGKIDKSLYRKMGDLGVLGIRYDPQYGGQGLDYSFHAVFLEELALCDNAGVTMGISVHTDMATPALHRFGTEELKQKYLVPAIRGEQVSAVAVTEPGAGSDVARIRTRAVRDGDYWVINGSKMYITNAATADWLCLLAVTDPDGGYGGFSQIIVPTDSPGFSYELLDKIGNKGSDTGLLYFDDVRVPVSNTIGDAQRGFQQQMMQFQDERMVPVVTAPVGARHLWEATLKHCQERIAFGKPLSKMQVNQHKFVDMMIQITAAQEMAYRCIRQMVRNEDATMDISMAKVFCTAMQQYVATTCVQLFGGAGYCWENPAARAFVDARLVSIGGGADEVMKQVIAKMLQI
- a CDS encoding EthD domain-containing protein, which translates into the protein MIHLIFCLRRLPQLSRAEFQRYWRERHAPLVRSHAAALGLRRYVQAHTIDHPVAQGAVAARGAPEPFDGVAELWFDSDELLRRMQTEAGAEAGRALLEDERRFLDLANSPIFCAEDHVVLER